The region ttgcaaCCCTGCTTTGTGAATACTGTGGGCCATCACTCAGGGCTAACATTTTACAACTGTAAGGTACTTTGTCATCTACCAACCTACCAAATTTCATGAAAATCTGAGGTGGCTGGGTTGAGAGCTGTGATGATTTGGCGAGGAATGGCCCAGTCAGTGCTGGTGGCTGCTACAACAGTAACTCCTAAAATGTCTCATAAGATTTTATCACACAGGCTATACAGATTTTTACCTTGGATCTATACAATTTAACCATCTTCAGTCTCCTAAGATGTTCTTCCTTCTCCTGTACTCGCTTCAGCAATCTCTTTTTCTCCTGCAGTATTTCCTGGTGGTTGTTACAAGGAGAAACGTATTGCTTGGAAGGAGAAGTTTCCGGATCCACTGCGTCTTCTATGGGCTGAGGAATGAGATGGCCATGTGCCGATCCCGTCTCCGAACTGATGTTCTCTGAGTTTTTTGAAAGGGAAGAATCGCTGGAAGATTGTGCCGTAAAGTTGCTCTCATCACAGTCCACTTTCAGCCGTTTTGCCACTGTACACGAACTGAAAACTCTCCGACATTTCTTTAAACGCTCTCGGAGACTCGCACTCATGGGCTGTCGaagcaaaaaaaagtcaataaTGATTTCCCTTCCAATCTAAAGCTGTGTGGGTGGGGAGAAAGGAAGTTGTGGTGCTGGAGCTTTGGGACGACTCCAAGATGGCCAGTAAATAGCCGATCAGAGAAGGTCTGACTGCTAGGACTATCAATAATCACCAAAACGAGGGCTCTGTGTCCTTGCTGTTGAAGCAATGGTTACAAGTCTGCTGCTACTCCAATCGACTCCATTAGACTGTCAGAGATAGTTAAGTACAGCTCTCtgcaatctccagcagtccctTAGGGTTGAATTGAGCAGCTGCTCTATCTAAATGTggtgacacaggacccccatcgaTGATAGATTTATCCCTCAACCTGTGAATAAGGGCAAAGAATTGTTtgtcataaaacccctttaacagtctcAGCACTGAGAGAATAAATAAAGACTTCCAAAATAAATGTCACCCTGCTTCCCCCTGACCGGTTGCTAATGAACTCAGCAATAGAAAGTTAGTTGCAAGAAAGCGGCTGCTTAGAAGttaccccccccctccttccatgcAGTGTCACAGGACCCTTCTAGTCAGGACTAGTGAAGAACTCAGCGGTGAGACCCGTAACAATCAGACGTTTATCACatatcctatgaataggtgataagtcaattttggtacaactcctttaaagggaagTTGTCAACAGCACCATGCACTAagttaggggacgtgacagggagccatatgatgtattttttatttttacacgcgCTCTCTGCTGCGACCAGCACTGTCACCTGCTTAAGTAGATGCACAATACAAATATCTGACTCTTTTGAGAGTCCCATGTGCAAgctcttccatagacttgtatataAGAGTGcgtatgggactctgaaaagagttacATTTTCATGCCGCACACTTACTTCAGCAGGAGACAGTGCTGGATCGgacgagtataaaaaaaaaatacataacctaGCCGAAACGCGTCCAGCTCCAATGAGGTCTGTCTATAGGATGTCTCTTTCCTGAAATGAAGATTTTAGACGTTGAAGccgacctttttttttaaattcatttctaTGATGCTGTCGGGGTGTTACAGGTTCCCTTTGAGCAATTAAATGTTATGCAATGAAAATAAATGTCTCTACTGCTCCACAGGCCATAATTAGATCACTCTGCTGACCCAGCGAGGGCTTTGAGGCTTCAAATCAGAGAAATTGCAATATCTGATATTATAATTAGACTCTCCAGGTGTGTTTACACAaacttagttaaaaaaaaaaccaaaacactggATTGttcgaatttgaacaataattgttcagtgtacaaGCAGCCAGTGATCGAATGACAATTTTTTCGGTTATAATTCATtgcatgcaagcataaaaatcttcgTTGGCTTGTTTGCTAATCACTCAGTTTAAATACCAATCATTCCGTCGCTCTCATTCACCGGTACAGGGAACGTTAATGACTGAATGATTTGCAAGTAAACtatttatctgcctgtgtaaacaggttaCATGAGCGAACTCTGTCATCATTCACTCGAGGAAACgataaatcgttcagtgtaaaagcagccttactTGTTTAACTGCTGTGTTGTACGCAGCATCCGGCGAGCCAATGTACATCGGTGATGGGGAACACAGAGGAGGATTGTCCATTTCTGCTTAAGGAATGTATCCCTGTTACCATAGAGAAATAATGCAAATATTAAAATACATACGTAGAGgttaaaaacaatcaaaaaggccATAAAAAAAGCAAGTATCACAATGTACAATAACTTGCGGGACTTATTACTAATCCGTATGGCCATGTGTCTCAGAGTGAGCATCCAAGGTTGAGCAGAATAAAAATATGATCCAATTATAATacagattttgttttttattatagCAAAGAGAGTTAAATTTCAGCCTGAAGAGCTTTCTTTTCCCTACACGGTGAACACTAAGGGGAAGGTCGTGCAGCAAACTAGCAATGTGGGTCACCTGGAGGATCAACAAAACAACTGAGCCCACTTTCACACAGAGGAGTGACTGATGAAGTAAAATATCCCAACTGCATAAAAAGCTAAATCAGTATGTACCTTataggacctttcacacgggacctAATTGTCCGCAGCGCAAGGGCAAATATTGACAGTTAtggattttattgtgtttttaactGCGGAATACAATCTGCAGAATTTCTAGCATTTTTTAAGCAAGGTTAGAAATCTGCAGCAACAATTCGGCAAGACGTCCGTAATTCCATAGCAAAAAGCTTTTACGCTGTGGAATCTGATCTTGCAGTTTTCAAGTAAATGCATCCAGATTTTAGGAGGTGCGGCactcaagccccatagggataacattgtgacgcagaaatgccGGACTAATTCCGTCCTATGTGAAAGGTTGCAGATCTCTACTGATTGCCAGGCAGCACTTGGACTTGTCCTGAAGGTGATGTGCTGGAAGCAGGAAAACTGGGAATGATGTGATGTGCAAGGACCAAACTGTGCTGACgagatgactgagccttgtgtggGGTCACTGGTATGTAGTGGATATTACCTACCTACCAAGATCGGCCCAAGGAAGGACAACCGGTGAACCAGCGACAAGGTCACAGGTGTAAAGATCAGCTCGCTCCCAGCCTGGAAAGATCAGAATGTCCCACGTTAAAAAATATCAATTCGTGGAGGACGGATAGTGGATCAGCTCCTGGAGTCCCACACAAACAACCTCCCTCCATGTGATCCAAGTGACTTCCTGACCCCTTCTGTCGGCTGCCCGGGGTACTTGGTGAGGAGAGGTATGTGCAGAGAAACTGCCGGTGCCCCAAGGGGCAAGGTTATACTTCCGGTCTCTAGACGACCTGAGGGGAATAGAGGACTAACAGCAATTCCATCGGCCCTGGGGGAGCCCGTGCGTCCAGCCTGGGACCCCAACATCTACTGAGGCTGTCCCTAAGGCTCAGCGGGGAAGGGGGTTGCCATCTTGTTGAATGTAAATAGTGAGGGAATGGCTGGAGGCCCTGCAAGTTAACCCCTTCTGCTCTGAGTTGGCAAGACTATATTCAAGCCCCTGAGAAGCAGGGCCAACTTCAATGAAGGTGAAAGCCTGACACACACACTGCAGCCTAAGACCACCTTATTGTGCCCATCCACCACACTTTAGCAGCAGCATTTGGGAGATAGTATCTGATATGTCATTGTGCAAGATAACCATCTGAATGTCACTGCTCAGTGTCACCTCAGAATATATACTGCCTCTTCTGATTGCAGCAacaaactccactctgctacacacaAGCTTCATTTTAAATGACATCTAACTAGTGGACTATTGCACCACCTACTGGCTGAAAACGATATTTACAGCAAACCACATCATTGATTTCTCTATAGAGCAACTAACTCTACAAGATTAAATGAACTTACCAAAAATAATTTCTCTATGCCTATGGATGGGACAAAAATTTCAACCAATCATGCTAACGTTTTTCAACATCCCAGCTCACCATATATTACGGTTTTGCCCTTCTATGGTCCTGTAGGACTCCGGAAAACAACGGCAAGACAACAATTTACTAATGTGAACAAAACAGATCAACCTCTCTCCCAGTGTAGTGATATTCGAAAGCAGACACAATGGGTGAAAAAATACCAGAACTGCCAATCCTGAAGCAAGCAAAAATACTAAAACACCTAACAGATCTCTAGAAAACGAAAAACTCTTCACAAAAACCCACACCTGAAATCCCGAAACCCATGAGAACAAGGAACATCACTGAAGAGAAATCCTCAGCGTCAGAGAGCGATCTCGAAGAAGAGATGCAATCACAAGACGTCTCTGAAATGAGAGATTACATCAAGCCCTTGCCAACTAAAGAGCGTATAAGAGacataaagcccatttagacacgattatcgctcaaaatttgctcaaacgccttcttttgagtgataatcgttgtgtgtaactgcactgacatcgtgcagttttcattatgccATCGCtcacgatgagccttatcagggattcacagagggatacagctgatactattgtttcagctgtatcccactccctgatgacaggctgggtacgaagaacagagcggtccagctgcgttctccatgCCCCacacggagcgcttggctgtataacagatgGGCGCTTCGTGCACAAAACAGCTcaatgtagaagacaagcggggacatcccgcttgtcttctgcattctctgcatggagcacccggctgttatacagccgagtgctccatgcagaaaacagctggatgcagaaggcaagcggggacaccgtgcttgtcttctgcattctctgctggcagcacaaggtgatcgctcatcttgagtgattatcttgggctgcaaatgacacaatgattgtcactcaaaagtcgcttgagggACAACTTTTGAGCATAATTTTGACTctgcagtttttgaatgaatctaagcaaagcagaatgaaaaaatacgattttcctatttttggcaattgtgtcattttaaaaacattttttttgtacagcacacatatgaatgaagactttcaccccaaaatggatacccagtgtgtcccgtgttcagaaacatgcccatcATAGCTTCactctgcttacaggacacatggcaaggcctataatggagggaacacccgttgccTTTCCGGGCAcattaaataaattccaggccccattgctcacttgtagaatcaTCAAGGTGCCAAAACGATAGAACCcccaacaagtgaccccattttgaaatctagaccccttagcccatttatctaggtgtgtaatGAGCATCCTGACtccacaatttttttgcaaaaattattataaagcatgtgaaaaaaTAAGTGTCactttgacagttttctttgtttcaagcagggaaaactggggattcgcaccccaaattttatagcactagttcttctgtgttcagcaataccctcaaatctgcttactggatacatggctaggcctataatggagtgAACACCCATTGGActtcagggcacaactaaataaattccaggtcccattgctcccttgtgaagaaaaaaaaattgactccctaaatataatccccgcgccctttttggcattccctaaatctcagataaaagtaataatgtaaaactgtatgatACCTCTCAAAACGTGTAATTATGGAGGCCCGGTTGGAATGCAcaaatggggcaataaaaccgggtccatctcgtcctcctcctccaacgccgAGTTCACACAGCCATttgtggaatctgcagtaaaatagaacctgctgcgttctgttttctgcaagtggattacgtaattctgacccgctaatgtgagcggaattgcgtaatccaatgcatttgatttatccacatattaccgcggatcaaacgcatgcagaatccgcaattcctatccggtcgtgtgagactggcctaaggtagattacTACCgttttataccattggataatggcgatcacatgaccggcgacCGCTGAACGAGCTCTCCGGcgactgctccagactctcggctaccttggtagccaagagcaaggacattttaaatttcccaggcaatcCTCGGCTTTTAGGCATGTGCCCGCCACTTTGccaatgggcgcatgcgcagaagccggggaacaGTCCGCAGATAAAGAACCCGTCGGGATCCTGGGAGCCTTAAgtgatttcatctcccctcacagatacgatctgggaggggagatgaaattttaacGTTACaagatcgctgttatccattggataatggtgatcatgtgaccagggaccgcgttCCTCGGTGACATCTCCTTACTCTTGGCTATCTTTGCTAGccgggggattttaaatttcctgggctcgctagccttctgcgcatgcacccgacACTTTACctttggcacgcatgcgcagaaggcggcaTCAGGTCCTTGCTGAACCAGATCGACGCGGGACATTGTGGAGACCGGAGGCGAGTCGTTTCAGCTTCCCTGCCAGATCCGatctgtgaggagagatgaaactttattTAACTATTTTACAACTTTCATGCGATCGCAGTTATATGTTGGAtggcggcgatcacatgacccggGAACGCACACCGCGGCCCCTCATCACAGCTCCAGGCCATCACCCACACAGACCCCGGGGGTTTACAGCTCTGTAAATTAAAGCCCAGACATCCCGgacgtgaaaacacgtatgggcggtcactaaggggttaacactgaTTAGCCTTTTCATTTGTCGTGTCTTTGTCGCACACAAATGAACGggtcttgcagaaaaaaaaaatatatatatatatatatcagtaataTAAGCCACCGTGCGCACCAAAAAGCATAGTTCGTTCCGCAAATAGGCTACGCTCATGCGCTTGCAAATACGCACACGtccgcgtgaagccggcctaaggaggTGTTCAACATGGCGGAATCTCAACTGCAGAATCCACGCCGAAATACCGCAGCAACGTACAGGACTGCGGAATATTAAACCCCCTCACAGCGTAAGAAACCTGCAGCACGGATTCTAGTCGCGCCACGGATTGTCACATCTATGGTAGACCTCTGCTCCACGGCGGCAGAACAACATGGCGGTGACGGAGATTTCACATATTATGATGCAACTAATAAATCCACATCACAATTCACAATGAAGGGCAGACTTCATTGATAAAAGCGGACGCCAAATCCCTTCTAGTAGAACCGCCGGCGGAGAAACCACAGGACTACCCGCAACCTAAAATACGGACGTGTTACCGCGGTGCAAACCTGCAAACATCCCATCTTCTGACTTGTATCGACACATAAATTTGGTGCCCAGATCCCAAACTGCTTGTGTCACTTCAATGGGGAGAAACGCTGACTGGAATGTCAGAAAAATCCCAATATCactacatggctgataacagagaacaatgcACTGCATTCATTTGCATAGTTGCTTACGTCAGTGCCTCTTTATATGTACAACACGAAAAAACTTCTAACTTAAATGACACAGGTCATATCTCCAGCAGCTGTAGTGGTACTACAAATACCAGCAAGCCCAGCGCGTGAGGTGATAATCGTCCCTCACCTCACAGGCACATAATACTGACCGGACGCCGCTTCCCGCCAAAACTCCCGTCGTCCTTAATCCACGCCCATTAAGTGGTGACATCCAATCACAGAGCAAATgagacagctcagccaatcaggcagcAGAGAGCGCACAGTGACTTCTGACCGGTCTCCTGATTGAATGTAGAGGTTTTGTTGATATTCAACTTTGTCAATAAAGCTTCAGTGTTGAAATCCTAATATGAGGGAATAGTAATAGTGGTGACTGAAAGGAAGGATGTTTAGTTTTAAAGTAAAAACATAGAAAAAGTGGGTGTGAAATCTTTCCATCTCAGCAGAGACACGATATTTATCTACTTATAGGACAGGTTCACACATGGCGGTAGAACCGCACAAAAACGCCTATTTTAATGCGCCGTGAAGCCGTGTCTGCTCGCTGAATACAATAGCTGCAATTCCTGCGCGGTTTTTATATGGCCATAGTTTTCCTCATTGATATCTGTGGGATAAAACAGCCATAAATCACATGAGGACAAACGGGCGGTTTTCACACTTTATGTTTTTCGTGTCTATTTCTGCGTTTCTGAACCACATAAAAAAATGCATGCGGCTATCAaaagcatatttaaaaaaaaaaaactcatgtaCTTTCTAGCTGCGATTC is a window of Eleutherodactylus coqui strain aEleCoq1 chromosome 4, aEleCoq1.hap1, whole genome shotgun sequence DNA encoding:
- the SFR1 gene encoding swi5-dependent recombination DNA repair protein 1 homolog, whose translation is MDNPPLCSPSPMYIGSPDAAYNTAVKQPMSASLRERLKKCRRVFSSCTVAKRLKVDCDESNFTAQSSSDSSLSKNSENISSETGSAHGHLIPQPIEDAVDPETSPSKQYVSPCNNHQEILQEKKRLLKRVQEKEEHLRRLKMVKLYRSKNNLTELQSLIDKWRESSQLLLCEIQTALSAENKKISLSELIENCGLDEKLLRYNRAEEDFDA